Proteins encoded in a region of the Stieleria neptunia genome:
- a CDS encoding GH116 family glycosyl hydrolase has product MSRYRQRDGLAAVECWAKSATEDHRPEQTVVFADFEGGDYGDWKVEGEAFGEAPASGGRTIQKLSGFKGQGLVNSWTGSDDLQGKLISPEFKIEQPYLNFLIGGGRDESKLNISLWVDGKKVRSAAGKQSDAMAWAGWNVAGLVGKQAHLEILDASSRGWGHIDIDQIVFSTHPARQQPESPLERATDFGAVALGMLGNETPDIVDIRRSEPGTAGLFASRQSNAKQDEVYQRPFRERGFASLGRTLTLQPGEAQTVSFTLSWRFPNANYVTAFGRKPGARDINYYSTRWPTASDAAGAVAVRESELLQTTHSWVETWYDSTLPHWFLERTLISLNCMQTQVAERLALQDGMYNLDEGVNCCPGNCTHVWHYAQGLARIFPVIERECRDKVEYGKGFRPNDGSINFRHSISTFNDAIDGQCGTILRVLRESQMTADHRFLESIWDRTRLSMEHVIRKWDPDGDGLLAGAQHNTLDEPWYGQVHWLINLYHAALKAAAVMARQMKQPAVAQRYERIVANGTPKMVDLLWNEQYGHFIHKPGPGKDEQHGSTNGCHIDQVLGEFWLWNVGLDRVLPQDKIRRALESLWTFNFSPNVGDFRNVMTDGRWYAVEGNAGLVMCSFPHGKVEPKSGKKNYAGYLNECMTGFEWQVAAHMIWEGLVEKGLAIGKAIYDRYQPQDRNPYNEIECSDHYARAMASYSAFMAVCGYRYDGPEGKLAFGPRMQQDNFRAAFTTAEGWGRFQQTAGRGVQTGSIELRYGRLDLKELAFDQVDGTSANRAEVTLDDRPLTSRFQPEPGRYVVRFPQGLQMKAGQHLRARFL; this is encoded by the coding sequence TTGAGTCGGTATCGCCAGCGGGATGGACTGGCCGCCGTGGAATGCTGGGCGAAATCGGCCACCGAGGATCACCGTCCCGAACAAACCGTCGTGTTCGCTGATTTCGAGGGTGGCGACTACGGCGACTGGAAAGTGGAAGGAGAGGCCTTTGGCGAGGCGCCGGCGTCGGGCGGGCGTACGATTCAAAAACTGTCAGGATTCAAGGGCCAGGGCTTGGTAAATTCCTGGACCGGAAGCGACGACCTCCAAGGCAAACTGATCTCACCCGAGTTCAAAATCGAACAACCCTATCTCAATTTTTTGATCGGCGGCGGACGCGACGAGAGCAAGCTGAATATCAGTTTGTGGGTGGATGGGAAAAAAGTTCGCTCCGCGGCGGGCAAGCAATCCGACGCCATGGCATGGGCCGGCTGGAATGTAGCCGGGCTGGTCGGCAAGCAGGCGCACCTTGAAATCTTGGATGCGTCCTCGCGCGGATGGGGACACATCGACATCGATCAGATCGTGTTCTCGACCCATCCAGCCAGACAACAACCCGAGTCGCCGTTGGAACGGGCGACGGATTTCGGGGCGGTCGCGTTGGGGATGCTGGGCAATGAAACACCGGACATCGTGGATATCAGGCGATCCGAACCGGGCACAGCGGGTCTTTTTGCATCCAGGCAATCCAACGCGAAACAGGACGAGGTCTACCAAAGACCTTTCCGCGAACGGGGATTTGCCTCTCTGGGACGTACCCTGACGCTCCAACCCGGCGAAGCACAAACCGTTTCCTTCACGTTGTCCTGGCGATTTCCCAATGCAAACTACGTCACGGCGTTCGGACGCAAACCGGGTGCCCGCGACATCAACTACTATTCCACCCGGTGGCCGACCGCCAGCGATGCCGCGGGCGCCGTGGCCGTCCGGGAATCGGAACTGCTCCAGACGACTCATTCCTGGGTCGAAACCTGGTACGACTCGACGTTGCCCCATTGGTTCCTGGAGCGAACGTTGATCTCACTGAACTGCATGCAGACTCAAGTGGCCGAACGGTTGGCCCTGCAGGACGGCATGTACAACCTGGACGAAGGCGTGAACTGTTGTCCGGGCAACTGCACGCACGTCTGGCACTATGCCCAGGGGTTGGCGCGGATCTTTCCGGTCATCGAACGCGAATGCCGTGACAAGGTGGAATACGGCAAGGGGTTCCGACCGAACGATGGTTCGATCAATTTCCGACATTCCATCAGCACGTTCAACGATGCCATCGACGGACAATGCGGCACGATCCTGCGCGTCCTGCGTGAGAGTCAGATGACCGCGGACCATCGCTTCTTGGAAAGCATCTGGGATCGCACCCGGCTTTCCATGGAACACGTGATTCGCAAATGGGACCCCGATGGCGATGGACTGTTGGCGGGTGCCCAGCACAACACGCTGGACGAACCCTGGTACGGGCAAGTGCATTGGCTGATCAATCTGTACCACGCCGCGCTCAAGGCAGCGGCCGTGATGGCGCGGCAGATGAAGCAGCCCGCCGTCGCCCAGCGCTATGAACGGATCGTCGCGAACGGCACTCCGAAAATGGTCGACCTGCTCTGGAACGAGCAGTACGGCCACTTCATCCACAAACCGGGGCCGGGCAAGGACGAACAGCACGGTTCCACCAACGGTTGCCACATCGACCAAGTCCTCGGCGAGTTTTGGCTCTGGAATGTGGGCCTGGACCGAGTGCTGCCGCAAGACAAGATCCGTCGCGCGTTGGAATCGCTTTGGACCTTTAACTTTTCTCCCAACGTGGGCGATTTCCGAAACGTCATGACCGATGGGCGTTGGTATGCCGTCGAAGGCAATGCGGGCCTGGTCATGTGTTCGTTTCCGCACGGAAAGGTCGAGCCGAAGAGCGGCAAGAAAAACTATGCGGGTTATTTGAATGAATGCATGACCGGGTTCGAGTGGCAGGTCGCCGCCCACATGATCTGGGAAGGTTTGGTCGAAAAGGGCCTGGCGATCGGCAAGGCGATCTACGATCGATATCAGCCGCAAGACCGCAACCCGTACAACGAAATCGAATGCAGCGACCACTATGCCCGCGCCATGGCCAGCTACAGCGCGTTCATGGCCGTTTGTGGATACCGTTACGATGGCCCCGAAGGCAAACTGGCCTTCGGGCCGCGGATGCAGCAGGACAACTTCCGCGCCGCCTTTACGACCGCCGAAGGCTGGGGCCGTTTCCAGCAAACGGCTGGTCGGGGTGTTCAAACGGGATCGATCGAACTGCGATACGGCCGGCTTGATCTAAAGGAATTGGCGTTCGATCAGGTCGACGGAACCAGTGCCAATCGTGCCGAGGTCACGCTGGATGACCGGCCCCTCACGTCTCGTTTTCAGCCCGAGCCGGGACGATACGTGGTGCGTTTCCCGCAAGGTCTGCAGATGAAAGCGGGGCAGCACTTACGCGCCCGTTTTCTCTAG
- a CDS encoding cysteine peptidase family C39 domain-containing protein, giving the protein MATDLFVAIVVMTVVSLGSGLLAGCCVYSDKGQRTTASVAIAVLATVIFLFYASGQLFWAKWIPASASIIYTNLAAIFAALAAGWAWRLPNVSAWRRMIMSALLATASLAAITWPLLSIALRPPPLGGDRWENGVAMQTSWATCSPAAAATLFRAERIEVSESEMIPLCLTDSSGTPTLGLYRGVKLIAAKNGRELEIVDGTIDDLLSDDDWPVLLAVELPYGVDDRRYVEQWGWIPGMGHSVVAFGRAPTGELLIGDPSVGLEQWSTSDLDVLWHGAGLRVK; this is encoded by the coding sequence ATGGCAACTGATCTCTTCGTCGCGATCGTGGTGATGACCGTTGTCTCGCTCGGCAGCGGCTTGCTGGCCGGTTGTTGCGTCTACTCGGACAAAGGACAACGGACGACCGCAAGTGTTGCGATCGCGGTTCTCGCGACGGTGATCTTCCTGTTCTACGCTTCGGGACAACTCTTCTGGGCAAAGTGGATTCCGGCATCGGCGTCCATCATCTACACGAACTTGGCCGCCATCTTTGCGGCCCTGGCTGCCGGATGGGCGTGGAGACTGCCGAACGTGTCTGCCTGGCGACGCATGATCATGTCTGCACTACTCGCCACCGCCTCGCTGGCCGCGATCACCTGGCCGCTGCTGTCGATTGCGCTGCGACCGCCACCGCTTGGCGGCGATCGATGGGAAAACGGAGTCGCGATGCAAACCTCTTGGGCAACTTGCAGCCCGGCTGCCGCGGCAACCTTGTTTCGAGCCGAGAGGATCGAGGTGAGCGAGTCCGAGATGATTCCACTGTGTTTGACCGATTCCAGCGGCACACCGACGTTGGGCCTGTATCGCGGTGTTAAACTGATCGCCGCAAAGAACGGTCGTGAATTGGAAATCGTCGATGGCACGATCGATGATTTGCTCAGCGATGACGACTGGCCGGTGTTGCTGGCCGTCGAATTACCCTACGGCGTCGACGACCGTCGCTATGTCGAACAATGGGGCTGGATTCCCGGGATGGGCCATTCCGTTGTCGCATTCGGCCGAGCGCCGACCGGCGAACTGTTGATCGGCGATCCATCGGTAGGACTTGAACAATGGTCCACCTCTGACTTGGACGTGTTATGGCACGGTGCCGGGCTCCGTGTGAAGTGA
- the nrfH gene encoding cytochrome c nitrite reductase small subunit — protein MDNGNEPELVAHQQGKKRPRWFSSGLILLSVLVGILIGVGTFTFGYGKGASYLSNDPQMCVNCHVMQDHLDSWQHSSHHHVAVCNDCHLPHDAIGKWVTKADNGFFHSLAFTTGDFKNPIQIKPRNKRVTQSTCVSCHKDFVHAMLPVAADAQTQSCVHCHADVGHVLR, from the coding sequence ATGGATAATGGAAACGAGCCGGAACTCGTCGCCCACCAACAGGGGAAGAAACGACCGCGGTGGTTTTCTTCCGGATTGATCTTGTTGAGTGTGTTGGTGGGCATTCTGATCGGCGTCGGCACGTTTACATTCGGATATGGCAAGGGCGCAAGCTACTTGAGCAACGATCCACAGATGTGCGTCAATTGTCACGTCATGCAGGACCACCTCGATTCCTGGCAGCATTCCAGCCACCACCATGTTGCCGTCTGCAACGATTGTCATTTACCCCACGACGCGATCGGCAAGTGGGTGACCAAGGCCGACAATGGGTTCTTTCACTCGCTGGCCTTCACCACCGGGGACTTCAAAAACCCGATTCAAATCAAGCCTCGCAATAAACGCGTCACCCAGAGCACGTGTGTTTCGTGCCACAAAGACTTCGTCCACGCGATGCTTCCGGTGGCTGCCGACGCCCAGACTCAGTCTTGTGTTCACTGCCACGCCGACGTCGGTCACGTCCTTCGCTGA
- a CDS encoding ammonia-forming cytochrome c nitrite reductase subunit c552, whose translation MTKNQSRGIVWLATLTLLVALATVGVVSVLVSIFEHKQEARAPFVRLVEVNEISTDPKPWGVNFPLQYESYLKTADSERTQYGGSNALPPSKLEQDPWLKRLFAGYAFSIDYREARGHAFMLSDQEVTKRVTDVQQAGACLHCHASIVPTYRRIGMEKLGEQVSAETLGESFHQEAVMEGFRAVSQMKYEEVHAEIEQTPDAIADPESSDPHLGGAHPVSCVDCHDPETMAIRVTRPGFILGIDKLAKSDDPVPHLPSIQAWRDAGSRGSYDPNVHASRQELRSFVCGQCHVEYYCANKMTLTFPWSNGLKMEDLEQEWEQTVFPDAEDGSKGGEFYDYVHKETGTKVFKAQHPEFELWSQGIHARAGVSCSDCHMPYERQGATKVSSHWVRSPMLNINRACQTCHNVPEQELQARVDIIQGRTRSLMDRAAAAMTDMLDAIIEAQSAGASEEELAPILKLQRKAMWRLDYISSENSKGFHADQEAARILAESADYSRQAQAACYRLTGNSKPDKESVADATE comes from the coding sequence ATGACGAAGAATCAATCGCGCGGCATCGTTTGGTTGGCGACACTCACCTTGTTGGTCGCCTTGGCGACCGTGGGCGTCGTCTCCGTCTTGGTCAGCATCTTTGAACACAAGCAGGAGGCACGTGCGCCATTCGTCCGCTTGGTGGAAGTCAATGAAATCAGCACCGATCCCAAGCCTTGGGGCGTCAATTTTCCTCTGCAATACGAATCGTACCTGAAAACCGCCGATAGCGAGCGGACGCAATACGGCGGCAGCAACGCATTGCCGCCCAGTAAACTGGAGCAAGACCCGTGGCTGAAACGGTTGTTCGCCGGTTACGCATTCAGCATCGACTATCGTGAAGCTCGGGGCCACGCCTTCATGCTCAGCGATCAGGAGGTCACCAAACGGGTGACCGATGTGCAGCAGGCAGGCGCCTGCTTGCATTGCCACGCGTCGATCGTGCCGACATACCGGCGGATCGGCATGGAAAAACTGGGAGAACAGGTCTCTGCAGAAACGTTGGGTGAGTCGTTTCACCAGGAAGCGGTGATGGAGGGTTTTCGTGCGGTCAGCCAAATGAAGTACGAAGAGGTGCACGCGGAAATCGAGCAGACGCCCGATGCGATCGCCGATCCAGAATCGTCAGATCCACACTTGGGTGGCGCCCACCCGGTTTCCTGTGTCGACTGCCACGACCCGGAAACGATGGCGATCCGCGTGACACGCCCTGGTTTTATCCTCGGCATCGACAAGCTTGCCAAGAGCGACGATCCGGTGCCGCACCTGCCCAGCATCCAAGCGTGGCGTGATGCCGGATCCCGGGGAAGCTACGACCCCAACGTCCATGCCAGCCGCCAAGAACTCCGATCCTTCGTTTGCGGCCAATGTCACGTCGAATATTACTGCGCCAACAAAATGACGCTGACGTTTCCGTGGAGCAATGGGCTGAAGATGGAAGATCTCGAGCAGGAATGGGAACAGACCGTGTTTCCCGACGCCGAAGACGGCAGCAAGGGAGGCGAGTTCTACGATTACGTTCACAAAGAAACCGGCACCAAGGTTTTTAAGGCTCAACACCCCGAATTCGAATTGTGGAGCCAGGGGATTCACGCCCGCGCAGGTGTCAGCTGCAGTGATTGCCACATGCCTTATGAGCGACAGGGGGCAACCAAGGTCAGCAGCCACTGGGTCCGCAGCCCGATGCTGAACATCAACCGGGCCTGCCAAACATGCCACAATGTTCCCGAGCAAGAACTGCAGGCGCGGGTTGACATCATCCAGGGACGCACGCGTTCGCTGATGGATCGTGCGGCGGCGGCGATGACGGATATGCTTGACGCCATCATCGAAGCTCAGTCGGCCGGTGCCAGCGAAGAGGAACTCGCGCCGATCCTCAAATTGCAACGCAAAGCGATGTGGCGTCTGGATTACATCAGTAGCGAGAACAGCAAGGGATTTCACGCCGATCAAGAAGCGGCCCGGATCCTGGCCGAATCCGCCGACTACAGTCGCCAAGCTCAAGCGGCTTGCTACAGGTTGACGGGAAATTCAAAACCCGACAAAGAATCCGTCGCCGACGCAACGGAGTGA
- a CDS encoding TlpA family protein disulfide reductase: MLRFRNRFVLPAALVGFVIYLCCTLPGIGLLRAQDPGLDAFRMLHAELRERMDDDLQGAVEFLDSKIAENPDSEDHHVLRHSLASRFSDQQDDQKAIAQFRKLLDFYLKRADQSKNLFGAWMTIQSMREVADQSGNDEALRSAVEDALKAFGDAPAESNFELLLPLSQLTVLKAQMMVDAGETEAAEELVEMQINRLRGINESADADEVSMTTYVRTLRELTGDERGNDPWRDGYIEKLDQAVEVALENYPQSTALQNDFAEVQLMMITTWKQEDPAATQERIEKVSKRLARFAIKNRSVQATLRRIELHRERMAAAKPVASLVGKPAPDWEIDAWVNVIELDPETLKGKVVLLDFWAMWCGPCIATFPHLREWREEFADRGFEIVGVTQYYNFRWDEETKRASRASEDVTPEEERRTLARFLEHHDLEHPVLVTPEGSKMPGEFAVRGIPHVVLIDRQGIVQLVKTGAGQATADAIHSKISKLLGDDEK, encoded by the coding sequence ATGCTTCGCTTTCGCAATCGTTTTGTGCTGCCAGCGGCCCTTGTCGGCTTCGTGATTTACCTTTGCTGCACGCTGCCAGGCATTGGGCTGCTCCGCGCACAGGACCCGGGGCTGGATGCCTTTCGAATGCTGCACGCCGAACTGCGCGAGCGGATGGACGACGATCTGCAGGGCGCGGTGGAGTTTCTTGATTCGAAAATCGCCGAAAATCCCGATTCCGAGGACCATCATGTGCTTCGCCACAGTCTGGCATCGCGGTTTTCGGACCAGCAAGATGACCAGAAAGCGATCGCACAATTTCGCAAACTGCTCGATTTCTACCTGAAACGCGCCGACCAGAGCAAGAATCTGTTCGGTGCCTGGATGACGATCCAAAGTATGCGGGAGGTCGCCGATCAATCGGGCAACGATGAAGCCCTACGGTCGGCCGTCGAAGACGCGTTGAAGGCTTTCGGCGACGCGCCGGCCGAATCGAATTTCGAGTTATTGTTGCCGCTGTCGCAATTGACGGTTCTCAAAGCTCAGATGATGGTGGACGCGGGCGAGACGGAAGCCGCTGAGGAGTTGGTCGAGATGCAAATCAATCGTTTGCGCGGCATCAATGAATCCGCCGATGCAGACGAAGTGTCGATGACAACCTACGTCCGCACACTTCGCGAGCTAACCGGCGACGAACGCGGCAACGATCCGTGGCGTGACGGATACATCGAAAAATTGGACCAGGCGGTCGAAGTGGCCCTCGAAAACTATCCCCAGTCGACCGCTCTGCAAAACGACTTTGCCGAGGTGCAGCTGATGATGATCACCACCTGGAAACAAGAGGATCCCGCCGCGACCCAAGAGCGGATCGAGAAGGTGTCGAAGCGTTTGGCTCGTTTTGCGATCAAGAATCGATCGGTCCAGGCAACGCTTCGTCGAATCGAGCTGCACCGCGAGCGGATGGCGGCGGCCAAACCGGTTGCCTCGCTCGTTGGCAAACCCGCACCGGATTGGGAAATCGATGCCTGGGTCAACGTCATCGAACTGGACCCGGAGACGCTCAAGGGAAAGGTCGTGCTGCTCGACTTCTGGGCCATGTGGTGTGGACCTTGCATTGCAACGTTTCCGCATTTGCGAGAGTGGCGTGAGGAATTCGCCGATCGCGGTTTCGAAATTGTCGGTGTCACGCAGTACTACAACTTTCGCTGGGACGAAGAAACCAAACGCGCCTCCCGCGCCTCGGAAGACGTCACCCCCGAAGAAGAACGCCGCACGCTCGCCCGCTTTCTGGAGCATCACGATCTCGAACATCCCGTCCTGGTGACGCCCGAAGGAAGTAAAATGCCCGGCGAATTTGCCGTCCGTGGCATCCCGCATGTGGTGTTGATCGACCGCCAGGGGATCGTGCAACTGGTCAAGACCGGTGCCGGACAAGCGACGGCCGACGCCATCCACTCCAAGATCAGCAAGTTGCTCGGCGACGACGAAAAATAA
- a CDS encoding GEVED domain-containing protein has product MNNQPRRRPVNQNALATKRRDQNPLTLEWLEPRRLLAQLLLSTPDAMENDDHVTINVSLAEAQVQPVEVLFDTIDSGAVGGRDFVPVTGQRLTFSPGQTVKSVDVDLLDNALRDGDLSFGVRVAIVDDDGGRVVADQQGFSPPGDLFVDWLETSPDGSMIVYGARRTTSHAILSVPTDGSRAPIELARYDDDFYKTVQTHRFSADGQWLIYSGDLETDGKSDVYIVPADGSMNPMRVPSDLSSGVLSSFTLAPDGERFVYSWTPDGEDASMMYSARLDDSSPAIPINNLPPFYGTVDFTPDGNSIVFQSRNGDDLRHYVAAMDGSFEPRLVAADVPGSTWGLAGTISPDGQTLAFAKRDPNSSRISNLFTSRLDGQGESKRVAFDIGSSSFQFSSDGKYLVYRMDKGIEAPHELFTVPVDGSAEPKILHPELTGSQWVEHGFRVIGEDVLFRSNFENESDGYSTYLVPSDGSQPPRKLLDPIEGRAIDKITLSPDGKHIVFQAIEFRDPEDDLVEIFSVPLDGSQPPKKLNGDFVVGGAIPRFAPFLFSTDGQDLYYFADQLVDDQLELFVVPVDGRSQASRINPLLPSEFDVSWTAVAATETGLAYGVRQGSFAPHVIYSSQLHQSGEVQIFDDEGEVADFGDAPEGLPDGLGQSYPVTLSQNGARHNVTELFLGAGVDVDSDGHPTATADHDDQNEPDENQGVRWLSNLLVTQTDTLTTMQVTASQAGKISIWIDFDRDGDWGDRIDEVVIAQDVQAGENLIPLTIPAGAFAGPTAARVRLSTAGQTWPTGAAADGEVEDYWLDLIDAKSDPVPLAVNLIHPDGYLKLIADHVIVGNGQEPPIFQTEGDFSQLDVSMPAAGDSLTIELGQQPNHQISIQGNGEINRLAFRDLDRANQQPLVLDFGATGDFQTDNIEMLDIADSERMQLLVEDLASISTAQNLTVVASSREQLRFNDRSVWRMGDAFEQEGKFYRQIVAPGTLLNPIMVDVPKPWQNVVETTDVNNDGSTSAIDALIVINRIARVPEVTLPDPLSLTQWPGDYYDSNGDQMISPLDALFVINTLARQAEGERAAESEQVTPTLSPISNLITDHSFLPAVPSAKERDASSETTWRKNIQTDNRTGAALRTLDAGHDHQTQRHDDQPISDGTHTTSETEHLAREQLSLTWAQSVDRALATGLLN; this is encoded by the coding sequence ATGAACAACCAACCACGTCGTCGCCCTGTCAACCAAAATGCCCTGGCCACGAAACGTCGTGATCAAAATCCACTGACGCTTGAATGGCTCGAACCGCGACGATTGCTTGCTCAATTGTTGTTGTCCACGCCGGACGCCATGGAAAACGACGACCACGTGACCATCAATGTCTCTTTGGCGGAAGCTCAGGTTCAGCCCGTGGAAGTCCTCTTTGACACGATCGATTCCGGCGCGGTCGGGGGACGGGACTTTGTGCCGGTGACGGGTCAGCGACTGACGTTTTCACCGGGCCAAACGGTCAAGTCGGTCGACGTCGATTTACTGGACAATGCACTGCGCGACGGGGATCTCAGCTTCGGCGTGCGCGTCGCGATCGTCGATGACGATGGGGGACGCGTGGTCGCCGACCAGCAAGGGTTTTCGCCACCCGGGGATCTGTTTGTCGATTGGCTGGAAACGAGCCCGGACGGATCCATGATCGTTTATGGTGCCCGACGAACGACATCCCACGCGATTCTCTCGGTACCAACCGACGGTTCGAGGGCTCCCATCGAGTTGGCACGCTATGATGACGATTTTTACAAAACCGTTCAGACACACCGATTTTCTGCCGACGGCCAGTGGCTGATCTATTCGGGTGACCTTGAGACCGATGGAAAATCGGACGTCTACATCGTCCCTGCCGACGGATCGATGAATCCGATGCGAGTACCGAGCGATCTCAGTTCGGGCGTCTTGTCGAGCTTCACCTTGGCTCCCGATGGCGAACGCTTCGTGTACAGCTGGACGCCCGACGGTGAAGATGCATCGATGATGTACTCCGCCCGGCTGGATGATTCCTCGCCGGCTATCCCGATCAACAACTTGCCGCCGTTCTATGGCACCGTCGATTTCACGCCCGATGGCAACTCGATCGTGTTTCAGAGCCGCAACGGTGACGATCTGCGGCATTATGTTGCTGCGATGGATGGATCGTTCGAGCCCAGGCTGGTCGCCGCCGATGTACCGGGAAGCACTTGGGGTCTCGCCGGGACCATCAGCCCCGATGGCCAGACGTTGGCGTTCGCAAAACGCGACCCGAATTCCTCTCGGATCAGCAATCTATTCACATCGCGACTGGACGGCCAAGGGGAATCGAAACGAGTCGCGTTTGACATCGGAAGCTCGTCCTTTCAGTTTTCCTCCGATGGAAAATACCTCGTTTACCGAATGGACAAGGGAATCGAGGCGCCGCACGAGTTGTTCACCGTTCCCGTCGACGGTTCCGCCGAGCCCAAGATCTTGCATCCGGAATTGACCGGTTCGCAGTGGGTGGAGCACGGTTTTCGAGTGATCGGCGAAGACGTGCTGTTCCGATCCAATTTTGAAAACGAATCCGACGGGTATTCAACGTATCTGGTACCGAGCGATGGCTCCCAGCCTCCACGCAAATTGCTCGACCCCATCGAAGGCAGGGCGATCGACAAGATCACTCTGTCACCCGACGGAAAACACATCGTCTTCCAGGCCATTGAATTCCGTGATCCGGAGGACGACCTGGTGGAAATTTTCAGCGTCCCACTGGACGGTTCCCAGCCGCCGAAAAAGCTCAACGGCGACTTCGTGGTCGGCGGAGCGATCCCTCGCTTTGCACCGTTCCTTTTCAGCACGGACGGACAAGATCTGTACTATTTCGCGGATCAACTGGTCGATGATCAGCTGGAGTTGTTCGTCGTCCCGGTCGATGGTCGGTCCCAAGCGTCGCGGATCAACCCACTGCTGCCGAGTGAATTTGATGTCAGCTGGACAGCCGTCGCTGCCACCGAGACGGGCCTTGCCTACGGCGTCCGGCAGGGCTCGTTTGCTCCCCACGTCATCTACAGCAGTCAGCTCCATCAATCCGGCGAAGTTCAAATCTTCGACGACGAAGGAGAGGTCGCCGATTTCGGCGATGCCCCCGAAGGATTGCCCGATGGGCTCGGTCAATCTTACCCGGTGACACTTTCGCAAAATGGTGCCCGGCACAACGTCACGGAACTCTTCCTGGGTGCGGGTGTTGATGTCGATTCCGATGGACACCCCACCGCAACCGCTGATCATGATGACCAGAACGAGCCGGACGAAAACCAGGGCGTGCGGTGGTTGAGCAATTTGCTCGTCACACAGACGGACACGCTGACGACCATGCAAGTGACGGCATCACAAGCAGGGAAAATCAGTATCTGGATCGACTTTGATCGCGACGGCGACTGGGGTGATCGAATCGATGAAGTCGTGATCGCACAAGACGTCCAAGCCGGCGAAAATTTGATCCCCCTGACCATCCCGGCCGGAGCCTTCGCAGGCCCGACCGCGGCCCGAGTTCGGCTCAGCACCGCCGGGCAGACTTGGCCGACGGGGGCGGCAGCCGATGGCGAAGTCGAAGATTACTGGTTGGATCTCATCGATGCCAAATCCGATCCAGTACCACTCGCCGTCAACCTCATTCATCCGGACGGCTACCTGAAACTGATCGCCGACCACGTCATCGTCGGAAACGGCCAGGAACCGCCGATCTTTCAGACCGAAGGCGATTTCTCACAACTCGACGTCTCGATGCCCGCCGCCGGCGACTCCTTGACCATTGAACTTGGACAACAGCCGAACCATCAAATTTCCATTCAGGGCAATGGCGAAATCAATCGACTCGCGTTTCGCGATCTTGACCGAGCCAATCAACAACCACTGGTTCTGGATTTTGGCGCAACCGGCGATTTCCAAACCGACAACATCGAGATGCTGGACATCGCCGACTCCGAGAGAATGCAACTCCTCGTCGAGGATTTGGCATCCATCTCAACGGCACAGAACCTGACCGTTGTCGCCTCCTCGCGGGAACAACTGCGGTTCAATGACCGATCGGTTTGGCGGATGGGAGATGCGTTCGAGCAGGAAGGCAAGTTTTATCGTCAAATCGTTGCGCCCGGGACCCTCTTAAATCCCATCATGGTCGACGTCCCAAAACCTTGGCAGAACGTCGTCGAGACGACAGATGTGAATAACGACGGCTCAACGTCGGCCATCGATGCGTTGATCGTGATCAACCGAATCGCCAGAGTTCCTGAAGTCACGCTGCCTGATCCGTTGAGCCTAACTCAATGGCCCGGCGACTACTACGATTCCAACGGAGACCAGATGATTTCTCCGCTGGATGCTTTGTTCGTGATCAACACCTTGGCACGACAAGCCGAGGGTGAGCGTGCTGCAGAATCGGAACAAGTGACGCCGACCCTCAGCCCGATCTCCAACCTGATCACCGATCATAGTTTCCTCCCCGCGGTCCCATCGGCAAAGGAGAGAGACGCGAGCTCGGAGACGACTTGGCGGAAAAACATTCAAACAGACAACCGAACTGGGGCGGCACTGCGAACGCTCGATGCGGGTCACGATCATCAGACTCAGCGGCATGACGATCAACCGATCTCCGATGGGACCCACACAACATCCGAGACGGAGCATCTGGCCCGAGAACAATTGAGCCTTACCTGGGCACAGTCCGTCGACCGCGCGCTCGCGACAGGTCTGCTGAACTAA